A region of the Capsicum annuum cultivar UCD-10X-F1 unplaced genomic scaffold, UCD10Xv1.1 ctg26588, whole genome shotgun sequence genome:
TCAAGCACATGAGCAAAGAAAGCCTTCAGAAAAGACAATGTTACTGACAGTGCCTTTTATGAATAAAACAACAAAGGAAAAGGTAATTATCCTCCTTGTAGACACTATAAAAAGaaatcacacttggagaatttttgTTGGTGGAGACTTGATGCAATTTGTGAAAATTGCAAACAAGTAAGTCATGTTACAAAAGTGTGCAAGCTTAAAAACAATCCTCAAGTACAATTTGCGAAAGCAGAAATTGAGGAGGAGCGACTTTTTAAAATTGCAGTAAATAAACCAAGGAGGtgtgttgaaaattgatttagttaATGAAGTAAATTTTAGTTAATAAGTTATTTAGAATTAagatgagtttgaattttaaattttagattagattgttttagttgttgagaaattttagattattttgaaattcaaattatgttgACTTTTGTTTtatgttggctatttaaagcTTCTCAAAGCCCAATAAACTTATTGAAAGCTATTGAAAGTTATTCAATCCATTGAGAGTCTTTTTAACCCATTTTTGCTGCCCCATTTGTTTTCTTAAAATCAACAGTAGTATCAAGAGCTTCATTGATCTTACAGGATCTGTGGTTTCTTCCAAAGCGTTACCATATCTTTTTTAACCCGTCAGGGCTACCCATTTTAACCCGTCAGGACTATCTTTTTCAACCCGTACTTATTTTTAAAGCTTAAGGctatttttaaccaaaaagatgtCAAGCAGCAGTCTCTCATTGAATGCCAAAAAATTTTCACTGGCGAAAGCTACCAGATTTGGTCAGTGAAAATGAAATCATATCTTCAAGCCTATGATTTGTGGAAAGTTGTAGCGGAAGATACACCATTACAAACACTCCCTGAAAACCCTCCCCTTGCTCAAATTAAATCTCATTCAGatcaaaagtttaaaaaattcaaagccaaaaCAGTAATTCAAAATTCAGTTGCGGATTCGATTCTTTCTAAAATCATTGCTTGTGAGACAGCAAATGAAGCTTGGgacaaattaaaaaaagaatatcaagGAAGTGATCGAGTTAGACAAATACAAATTTTGAGTCTGAAAAGGGATTTTGAATATCTTTGGATGCAAGAGGATGAAACTATTGCTAAGTATTTTGACAAGATTTCTTCGTTTGTCAGTAAAATTAGGTTTCTTGGCGAGGATTTCAAAGATGacaaaatagtagaaaaaattcTTATGACAATTCCGGAGAGATTCAAATCTAAAATTTCATCTTTGGAAGAGTCTAAAGATCTATCTACTATCTCTGTTGAAGAACTAATTAGTGCTCTTCAAGCACATGAGCAAAGAAAGCCTTCAGAAAAGACAATGTTATTGAGAGTGCCATTTATGCATAAAACAACAAAGGAAAAGGTAATTATCCTCCTTGCAGACACTATAAAAAGAAaacacacttggagaatttttgTTGGTGGAGACCTGATGCAATTTGTGAAAATTGCAAACAAGCAGGTCATGTTACAAAAGTGTGAAAGcttaaaaaaaatcctcaaatacAATTTGCGGAATCAAAAATTGAGGAGGAGCGGCTTTTTAAAATTGCAGTAAATAAACCAAAGGAGGAGTGTTGTAAATTGATTTAGTTAATGCAGTAAATTTTAGTTAATAAGTTGTTTAGAATTAagatgagtttgaattttaaattttagattaggTTGTTTTCGTTGTTGagaaattttagattattttgaaattcaaattatgctgatttttgttttatgttggctatttaaagccGTTCAATGCTCAATAAACTTATTGAAAGCTATAGAAAGTTATTCAATCCATTGAGAGTCATTTTAACCTCTTTTTGCtgccctttttaaaaattaacagTAGTATCAAGAGCTTCTTTGATCTTATAGGATCTGTGGTTTCCTCTAAAGCATTACCATATCTTTTTTTTCCCGTCAGGGCTATCCATTTTAACCCGTCAGGGCTATCTTTTTCAACCCGTGCTTATTTTTAAAGCTTAAGGCTATTTTTATACAAAACGATGTCAAGCAGCAGTCTCTCATTGAATGCCAAAAAATTTTCACTGGCGAAAACTACCAGATTTGGTTAGAGAAAATGAAATCATATCTTCAAGCCTATGAATTGTGGAAAGTTGTAGCGGAAGATACACCATTACAACAACTCCCTGAAAACCCTACCCTTGCTTAAATTAAATCTCATTCAGatcaaaagtttaaaaaattcaaagccaaaaTAGTAATTCAAAATTCAGTTATGGATTCGATTCTTTCTAAAATCATTGCTTGTGAGACGACAAACGAA
Encoded here:
- the LOC124890894 gene encoding uncharacterized protein LOC124890894, encoding MKSYLQAYDLWKVVAEDTPLQTLPENPPLAQIKSHSDQKFKKFKAKTVIQNSVADSILSKIIACETANEAWDKLKKEYQGSDRVRQIQILSLKRDFEYLWMQEDETIAKYFDKISSFVSKIRFLGEDFKDDKIVEKILMTIPERFKSKISSLEESKDLSTISVEELISALQAHEQRKPSEKTMLLRVPFMHKTTKEK